In a single window of the Halobacteriovorax sp. DA5 genome:
- a CDS encoding disulfide oxidoreductase: MKLIKENTLFIMWIVAVLATAGSLFFSVIMEFVPCALCWWQRIAMYPLAAILLIGFYQDDKRSILYSAPFIFAGWLISIYHNLVQLKVIPESASPCVSGVPCSEKWINWFGFISIPMLAFFAFTILLSLFLLEIYNNKEFLNAKKS, encoded by the coding sequence ATGAAATTAATCAAAGAAAACACTCTCTTCATTATGTGGATTGTTGCAGTACTTGCAACAGCTGGCTCGCTATTTTTTAGTGTGATCATGGAATTTGTTCCATGTGCACTTTGTTGGTGGCAAAGAATTGCAATGTATCCTCTTGCGGCCATATTATTAATTGGCTTCTATCAAGATGATAAGCGCAGCATACTTTATAGTGCACCATTCATTTTTGCAGGCTGGCTCATTTCGATTTATCACAATCTTGTCCAGCTTAAAGTCATTCCTGAAAGCGCTAGCCCATGTGTTAGTGGTGTGCCGTGTTCAGAAAAATGGATTAATTGGTTTGGTTTCATCTCAATCCCAATGCTGGCATTCTTTGCTTTTACAATTTTATTATCACTATTCTTATTAGAAATTTATAACAACAAGGAATTTTTAAATGCAAAAAAG